From the genome of Candidatus Deferrimicrobium borealis:
GAGGGGAGGTTCCGCTCCGATCTCTACTTCCGCCTGAACGTGATCCCCATCCGGATCCCGCCGCTCCGGGACCGCCGTGACGACATCCCCATCCTGGTGGACCATTTCGTCCGCAAGTACAACCTGGAGAAGTCGCGCGCGCTGGAGGGGGTGCGGCCGGAATCCCTCGAGATCCTGCGGCGCTACACCTGGCCGGGAAACGTGCGGGAGCTGGAGAACCTCGTCGAGCGGATCGTCGTCCTCAAAGGATCCGGATGGCTCGAGCCGTCGGACATCCCGGAAAAGATCCGGCGGGCGGAACGGTTCCTCGAGAACGCCCTCCCCGTGCTTGGAGATACGGGGCTCGACATAAAAAGCGCCACCGAGGACTTCGAAAACGCCCTCATCCGCCAGGCGCTGCATCTTTCGGGCGGGAACAAGAACCGCGCGGCCACCCTGCTGGGCCTGAAGCGGACGACCTTCGTGGAGATGCTGAAACGGAAGAGCCTCGACGCCGGTGAAGCCCCCGGTCCCGTGAGTTGACCCCGCTCCGATCCCGAATCGCGGAAGCCGTCGACGGGATCGGCCTTTCCGCGGAACAGCGGGAGGGGATCCTCCGCCGGCTGGAAACGCACCTCGACGCATTGGTGCGCGCAGCGGCCGCGGAGCGGGACGAGCGGATCGAGGCGCTGTCGACCCGGGTCCGCCAGGCCGAGGAGCAGCTGGCGCAGGCGCAGAGGATGGAGGCGATCGGGCGGCTGACCGGCGGGATCGCCCACGACTTCAACAACCTCCTGACCGGGATTCTCGGCTACTCTTCGCTCCTCAAGACGTTCCTCCCCGAAAACGGCCGGGGGTACGAGGCGGCCGCCTACATCGAACGGTCCGCCCGCCGCGCCTCCGAGCTGACCCGGCAGCTGCTCGCCTATTCCCGGCGGGAGACCCCGAGGTTCCGTCCGGTGGATCTGCGGAAAGTGACCGGGGAGGCGATCGAGATCCTCGCCCGCTCCGTGAACAAGAACGTCGAGATCCACACCGATTTCCATCACCCCCAGGAACCCGTGTCGGGAGACGCGGGGGCCCTCGTGCAGGCGCTGCTGAACCTGGGGGTCAACGCCGCCGACGCCATGCCCGGCGGGGGACACCTGACGTTCTCCACCGCCCTCTTCGTTTCCGACGGGGAGGTCCACCTGAACGACGTCCTCGTTCCCGAGGGGCGGTACGTCTCCATCTGCGTGGCCGACACGGGGTGCGGCATCCCGGAGGAGATTCGAAGCGAGGTCTTCGCCCCCTTCTTCACGACCAAGGCGCCGGGCGAGGGGACGGGGCTCGGCCTCTCGATGGTGTACGGCTGCGTCCGCACCCACGGGGGATTCCTGCGCCTCGTCAGCAGCGTCGGCGTGGGCACGACGTTCCAGATCCTTCTCCCGGTCCTGGAGGAATCGGGGGATGCCGACGAACCGCGCGAGGCCGGGATGGAGGTTCCCCGGGGAACCGAGATCGTGCTCGTCGTCGACGACGAGGAGATCCCCCTGAATCTCCTGTGCGACGTGCTCCGTTCCCTGGGGTACACGACCCTCCCCGCCTCCGCCGGCGAGGAGGCGATCGAGATCCTTCGCCACGCGCCGGAAAAGGTGGACCTGGTGATCGTGGACCAGATCATGGCCGGGATGGACGGCATCGAAACCGTCGCGCGCCTCCGAGCCATCCGTCCGACCGTCCGGACGATCCTCTGCTCCGGGTCCGCCGAAGCGGAGAGAACGCCCTCCGGCGCCGTTCCGGGCGGGTTCGACGATTTCCTCCAGAAGCCGTACGAGCGGGAGACGCTGGCCCGCAAGGTACGGTCCGTTCTCGACGCAAGACCGTCAAATAATTGACGATTTGCGGGGAGTCTTGACGCCCCGCCCGCGCAATCAACGGGTCCGGAAATAAATAATTCATAGATATCGATGACTTATATGCTTTAACCCGATGGCACACCGTTTGCTCTCCTATTGGGCGACAAGATTCGTTACGACCCCAATGGACGAGGGCAAACGCCATGATGCAGGGACAGGCAGCGCTTTCCAAGGACAGGATCCGAAAGGCATCCCCCCGGAAATCCCGCAAACCCGACCGGGACGCGATCGTCAACGACTTCCTCCCGGGCATCCGCATGCACGCCGCGCGTCTGAAGATGCGCATCCCTCCCCACATCGAGACCGACGATCTCGTCAGCTCCGGCGTCGTGGGACTGCTGGACGCGCTGAACCGGTACGACGATTCCCGCGGGATCAAGTTCAAGACGTACGCCGAGTTCCGCATCCGTGGAGCCATGCTCGACTACCTCCGGGAAATGGACTGGTTCCCGCGGTCCGCGAGGCAGCACTCGACCCGGCTGCAGCAGACCTATACCCGTCTCGAAAACATCCTCGGAAGGGCTCCCGAGGAAGAGGAGGTCGCGGAGAACCTGGGGGTCACCGTCGACGAGCTTCGCAAGCAGCTGGCCACGTTCGTGGGGATGACCGTCTTCTCCCTCGACGCGCTCCAGGACGAGGACGAGGAGTCCGGCGCGGGGTGGCGTCACGTGCTCGCCGAGGCGGCGATGGACGAGAGCCGGGAAGAGGAGCTCACCCGGGAACTGAAGGACGTTCTCGGGAAGGCGATCGACATGCTCCCCGAGCGCGAACAACAGCTGATCGCGTTCTACTATCAGGAGGACCTGACCCTGCGCGAGATCAGCCGGATCTTCGGGCTGGGCGAGCCCCGCGTCTGCCAGCTTCACGCGCAGGCGGTCTTGCGGCTGAAGGGAAAGATCAACCGTCACTTCCGGTAGGGGTTCAACGTTCGTGGTAAGATGTCGGCACCGCTTCCGGGAAGAGGTCCGACGTTGCACGTTTCCAAAAGGATGGCCATCCACGGCCTGAACATCTCGATGGCCGTCTTCACCGGCCTTTCCGCCTACGGGCTCCTCCTCTACTTCGAGGGGGGCGCCGACGCCGCCAAGGTCACCTCCCTGCTCACCACGCTTTCCTACCTCGCGGGGATCGCCGCCTGCATCGCCGGGATCGGCTTCTTCGGCGTCCAGCTCGACCGCCGCAAGTCGGAGGAGCGCCGGGAGGAGGAAGCCCGCAAGGCCGCGGAGGCGGCTCGGAAAGGTCGCCGGAAACCCGTTCGACGCTAGTGCAGCGTCATCGAACCGGCGGCGTTACGGCAGCGTGAAGAGCCGCTTCCGCAGCAGGTCGCGCACCGCGTCCGGCGGCGTTTCCCGCGCGTGCAGCGGCGGGTCGCCCACCCCCGGGTGAAGTTCCTCGAACGGGGGCCGGTCGTCCCGGCGGTACAGGACGCCGATCGGGATCCGCTCCTCCCATTCCAGCGACAACGCGAACGCCCGCACCCGGTCGGCCGCGTCATGGTCGGGCGGGATCTTGTACGTCATCTTCCCGTACCACTCGTACGTGTTCTTCTTGTTGAACGTGACGCACGGCTGCAGGATGTCGACCAGGGCGAACCCCTTGTGCGCGATCGCCCGGACCATCAGGTCCGCGGTGAACTCGACGTCGGCGGCCAGCCCCCGCGCGACGAACCCGCATCCCAGCGCGATCGCCGCGGCGAGCGGCGGGAAGGGGCCCGCGATGACTCCGGAGCGCTGCAGCGACCCTGCCCACCCGGGGTCGCTGGTGGGGGACGGCTGCCCCTTCGTCAGCCCGTACACCTGGTTGTCGTGGACGAACACGGCGATGTCGGGGTTGCGCCGGATATTGTGGACGAGGTGATTCCCCCCCTCGCCGTAGATGTCGCCGTCGCCGCTGGTGACCACGACGGTGAGCGACGGGTTCGCCATCCGGATCGCCAGCGCGGCCGGCAGGGCGCGGCCGTGGAGCCCGTTGAAGACGTTGACGTCCACGTGGTGCGGCAATTTCGCCGCCTGTCCGATGCCGGAGACCAGGACGATCTCGTGCTTCGCCTTCCCCGTCCGCTCCAGCGCCTTTTTCACCGCGTCGAGGATCGCGACGTTTCCGCACCCGGGGCACCAGGCGCTCTCCACGTCCGTGTCGAAGATCCCGCTCATAACCGCTCCTTCACGCGTTCCGCGACTTCCCCCGGAGTGAACGGCAGCCCGTCGAACCGTCCGATCGTCCCCGAAACCTCGCGTCCGGTCTCCGCCCGGATCAGGCGCGCCAGCTGCCCCGTGCGATTGTTTTCCACCGTGAGGGCGGTCCGGTAGCGGTCGAGGATCTCCGACACCGCCCGCGCGGGGAACGGGGCCACCTGTCGCAGGTGGACCGCCGCGGTGGCGACCCCTTCGACCGACAGGATCTCCCGCGCCTCGGCGATCACCCCCTTCGTGGAACCGAACCCGATCAGCAGGACCTCCCCGTCCGGGGGGCCGGCGAGGAGCGGCGGCAGCGTCTCCATCTCCAGCGCCTCCCCTTTCCTCGTCCGCTTCTCCACCATCGCGATCCGGACCGCGTGATCCTCCGTCAGGTGGCCGTCCTCGGTGTGCTCGTCGCTGTCCGCGACCACGGTGATTCCCGGCTCGCCCGGGACGGCCATCGGGGAGACGCCGTCCCCCGTGATCGCGTACCGGAGATACCGTCCCTTCGCGTCCCTCGGCACGTCGCTCCCGTGGACGATCCGCCGGTTCACGGGGAGCGCGGGGAAATCCCCGGGGTCGGCGTCCACCACGGTGTCGGCGAGGTACTGGTCCGTGAGGAGGATGCACGGGACCTGGTACGCCTCCGCCATCTCCATCGCGTGGTGCGCCAGCGCGTACGCCTCCTCGACCGAGCCGGGGGACAGCACCAGGCGGGGGAACTCCCCGTGCCCGGCGGAGAGGACGAAGGCGAGGTCCTCCTGTCCCGTCCGGGTCGGCATCCCGGTGGCCGGCCCCGGGCGCATCCCCAGCGCCACCACCACGGGCGTTTCCAGTATCCCCGCCAGCGAAAGCGCCTCCGCCATGAGGGCGAACCCTCCCCCGGAGGTGGCCACCATCGCCCGCGCCCCCGCGTACGAGGCGCCGATCGCCATGTTCAGCGCCGCGATCTCGTCCTCGGCCTGCTCGAAGACGAGCCCCAGCGGGGGGCCATCCACGGAAAGCCCGAGCAGGATTCCGCTGCCCGGCGTCATCGGGTAGCCGGCGGCGAACTTGCACCCCCCCGCGACCGCCCCGAGGGCCAGCGCCTCGTTCCCGGACAGGATCAACCGGGGATGGAACGCCGCCGCAGGGAGAAGGTACCCCTCAGGGACGCGCGGCGAAGCCCACCCGGCCCCGATCCGCGCCGCCTGCCGGTTCTTTTCGAGGAAATCGCCCTTGAACTCGAGGGCGAGGACCCGGTCCACCGTTTCCGGCGGGATTCCGAGCGCGCGGGCGACGATGCCGGCCCCCACGATGTTCGCGAGGATCGGGCTTCCCGCGGAGACCGCCAGTTCCTTGAGCGGCGCGGCGATCACCCGGGGATCCGCGCTCCCCGCCCCTCCCGCCGGGAGGTCGCATACGACGATGCCTGTCGGGGAGAGCGAAGCCAGGGTGCGCGGGAGGTTCCTCGGATCGAGCGAGAGGACGATATCCGCCTGCGGCCGCCCCGCGCGGACCGGGATCTCCCGGATCCGGACGGTGTACGCGTTCCGCCCCCCGCGGATGCGGCTCATGTAGTCCTGCGTGGCGTGGAAGTGATGCCCCGCGGCGACGGCAAGGCGGCAGAGGAGCTCACCGGCGGTGTGCACCCCCTGACCGGCCCCGCCCGTCACGCGGATGTTGACGTCGATGCCCATGCTGTTCCCTCCGACCCTTCTGATGAACCCGCCTCAGGGAAAGTTGCCCCCCGCGACGGCTACCGGTTGAGCGCCGGCCGGCCTTCCAGAACTTCCCGCGCCACCCCGACCGGGGACGTCGCGGGGGTAAACGTCTCGACCGTGTCGTACGACGCGGTCCATTCCTCCCCCAACGTTCCCATCGCGTACCGGAGGTTCAGGTTGGCGACCAGGTAATCGCGGCGCGCCTGCGCGAGGTTGACCCGTGCCTGGTTGAGGTTGAAATTGGCGTCGTCCACCTCCAGCTTCGTCTTCACCCCGTACTCGTACCCCTTCTCCGCGAGAGCCAGGAGGCGCTCCGCCTGCCCGACGGTGTCGGTGATCGCCCGGACGACCTCCCCCGCATCCCGGACGGCGTTCGTCGCGTCCCGGACCTGCAGGGCGACGCCGTCGAGGAGCTGGGCCTCCTCGATGCGCAGCGTGCTCTGGTCGCTCCTGGCCTGGGCGACCCGGCCCCGGGTGCGCAGACCGTCGAACAGCGGCCACGACGCGAACAGCCCCGCGGACCAGACCTTGCCGGTGGCGCTTACGTCCCCGAACGTGCTGTCCCTCCAGCCGAGGTCCGCCTGGACGTCCAGCCGCGGCATGGTGCCCGCCTTCGCGATCGTCACCAGCTCTTCCGTGACCCCGATCCGGTGGCGGATGTCGGACAACTCGGGGCGGTTCTCCACGGCGCTCGCAAGGGCCTTCCCGTATTCCGGGTAGGGGACGATCTCCGCAGCGAGGTCTCCGCGCACGTCGATCGGCCGGCTGTCCCGCCCCAGCAGGAAACGGAGCCGCTCCCGGAGGGAAAGGAGCTGGTTCTCCGTGCGCACGATCACAGGCTTCGCGTTCTCCAGGCCCACCTTCGCCACCAGGACGTCGTAGTCCGTCGCCGTCCCCGCGGTGTTTTTCTTTTGTGCCTCGTCGAGGAACCGCGCTTTCTGGTCCCGATTCTCCAGGGCGATGGCGTTCAGCTCGCGGGCCAGCAGGATGTCATGGAAGGTCGTGGTGGCCTCCTTCAGCGCCGACTGCCGGGAGACCTTCCGCCGGTCCTCCGCGATGGCCAGGCCGACCCGGGCCGCCCGGATCGCCGCGGTCACCTGGCCCCCCGTGTACAGGGGCTGGGTCACCCCGAGCTGGGCGCCCACCGTGGTGTTTTCCGGGGGGATCTGAAACACTTCCTGGGTGCTGTCCCAGCCTCGCGATCCGCGGGCGGTGCCGATGACCTGCGGCAGGGCCGCCGCCCGCTCCTCGACGTACTTCCCTTCCAGGGCGTTGCGAAGCTCCAGGGCCTTGCGGATGTCCCGGTTGTTCTCGAGAGTGATCCGGACCACGTCGTCGAGCGTCAGGATCTCCATTTCGGCGGAATCGGCGGCGGCGGCCGGGGGCCCGAGGGAAGGGATCCCGTGGAGCAGTACCAGCAGGCCTGCGACGGCCGCGGCCTTCTTCCCGTCCCATCGCCGCCGCATCCAGGCGGCGAAGTCGTCCAGCAGCGTGTAGACGACCGGCACGACGAGCAGCGTGAGGAAGGTCGACGTGACCAGCCCCCCGACGACGGCCCGCGCCATCGGCGCCCGCATCTCCGCACCCGCCCCGATCCCCAGCGCCAGGGGGAGCATCCCGAAGATCATCGCCAGCGTCGTCATCAGGATGGGCCGCAGCCGCGTCCTGCCCGCCGTGACCACCGCCTCGGACCGTTCCATCCCCCGCGTCTGCAGCACCTTCGCGTAATCCACGAGCAGGATCGCGTTCTTCGTCACCAGCCCCATCAGCATGATGAGCCCGATGAGGGACATGATGTTCACCGTGTCCCCCGTCAGCAGCAGCATCCCCGCCATCCCCACGATCGAGAGGGGCAGGGACAGCATGATGGCGAGCGGCTCGATGAACGATTCGAACTGCGCCGCGAGAATCAGGTAGACGAAGATCACGGCGAGGAGAAGCGCCTCGGCCATGTAGCCGAACGTCTCGATCATGTCCTCCCCCTCCCCGGTGAAGACCATGCGGTACCCCGGAGCCATCGGCATCCTGCCGGCGATCTCCTTGACCCTGTTCATCGCCTCCCCCAGCGGCAACCCGTCGAGGTTCGCCGAGATGACGACCTCCCGGGTCAGCGCCTGCCGGTTGATCTCGGACGGGGTGTCGCTCAGCGAATACCGGGCCACTTCGCCCAGCGGCACGAGGGCGACCCCTTCCGGCCCCCGGTTCACCGCCAGCCGGACCCCCTCCACCTGGGACGGGTCCCGGCGCATCGCGACGGGCAGCCGGACGCGAACGTTCACCGCGTCGCCGTCCGGGTCCTCGTAGGTCGAGACCACCTGCCCCCCGACCAGCGCGCCCACGGTGCGCACGACGGCCCCGGTCGTCACGCCCAGGTCCGCCGCCCGCTCCCCGTCCACGGTCAGGCGAACCTCCGGGATGTCGTGCTCCAGGGTCACCTCGAGGTCGACGATTCCGGGGATCTTCCGGATCTCGCGTTTCAGGGCCGCCGCGTATCCCTTGAGGAGGCCGATGTCCTCCCCGCGCACGGCCACGGTGAACGGCTTCTCCCCGGCGAGCCTTCCCACCTCGACGATCGCAGGGATAATCGCGGGGATCGTCCCCAGCCGCTCCCGCACCTCCTGCTGTATCTCGTCCTGACGCCGTCTCCTCTCCTTCTTTTCGGAGAGCTTCACGTACACCATGCCGTCCCGGACCGTCCCCGCGTCCCCGGCCCCGATGGTCGCGAAGGTGCGGCGGACCTCGCGGATCTTGCGGAGTTCCGAAAGGATCGCCTCGACGCGGTCCCGCGTCTCTACGAGAGATGCATCCGGCGCCGACTTGAAATTGATCTGGAACTCGGCCCGGTCCACCGGCGTGAAGAACTCGGTCTTTAGGGACGCGAACGCGAAGAGGCCGCCGAAGAACGCCAGCGTCGCGAGGGCGAGCATTGCCTTCCGATGCCCGAGGGCCCACGCGATCATCGACCGATACCGGTCGGCCGCCCGGTCGAACCAGCCGTTGAACCGGTCGAGGATCCGGGCGACGAAATGTCGTTTTCCCTTTCGCTCGATGTCGGGGTCGATCCACCTGGAAGAGAGCATCGGGTCGAGGGTGAACGACACGAAGAGGGAGACGAGCACCGCGAAGGCCACGGTGATCCCGAACTGGAAGAAGAACCGCCCGACGATCCCCTTCATGAACGCCACCGGCACGAAGACGGCGACGATGGAGAAGGTGGTGGCGAGCACCGCGAGCCCGATCTCCGCGGTCCCTGCCCGGGCCGCCTCGAAATGGTCCTGCCCGTGTTCGAGGTGCCGGACGATGTTCTCCCGGACCACGATCGCGTCGTCGATGAGGAGGCCGATGGCGAGGGACAGGGCCATCAGCGTCATCACGTTGAGCGTCATTCCCATGAAGTTCATGACGATGAAGGAGGAGATGACGGAGATCGGGAGGGTGAGTCCGGTGATCACCGTGGAGCGCCACGAGTTGAGGAAGCAGAAGACGATGAAGATCGTCAGGATCCCGCCGAGGACCAGGGTCGTCTGGACGTCCTCCACGGAGTCCCGGATCATGGTCGAGGCGTCCCGGACGATCTCGATCCTCGTCCCGGGGGGAAGCTCCGGCTGCAGCCGGACGATCTCCTTCTTCACCAGCTCGACCACGGAGACCGTGTTCGCCCTCGACTGCTTCTGGATGTCGAGCGCGATCGCGGGCACGCCGTTCACCAGCGCGAGGGACCGCGGCTCCTCGATCCCGTCGACCACGTCGGCCACCTCGCCCAACAGAACAGCCCGCCCGTTCCTCTGACCGATCACCATCGACGGGAAGCGGGACACCTCCGCGGGCTTCCCCGAAACGCGCAAAGGGAATTCGGACCCGTTCTTCGTCAACCGTCCAAGAGGGGTGTTGACGTTTTCGGAGCGGATCCCCGCGATCACTTCGTCCACGCCCATGCCGAGCGCCTCGAGGCGCGCCTGGTCGATGTCGACGTTGACCTCCCGTTTCGACGACCCCACGAGGTCGACCTTCCCGACGCCGGGGATGTTCTCGAAGCGCCGCTTGACCTTCTTCTCCACAAGGGTGGTGAGGTCCTTCGACGGGAGGGTGTCGGACCGGACCGCGAGGGATACGATCGGAGCCGCCGCGAAGTCCAGCTTCTGGATGATCGGCTCCTCGATCCCCTCCGGCAGATCGCCGCGGATGGCGGCGATCTTGGCCCGCGCCTCCTGGGCGCCGTCGTTCAGTTTCACCTCGAGCTGGAACTGGACCATGACCGTGGAGACGCTCTCGCGGGAGATCGAGAGGACTTTCTTCACGCCGGCGATCGGGTTGACCGCCTCCTCGATCTTCTTGCTCACCTCCCGCTCGACGCTCTCGGGGGAGGCTCCGGGGAATACCGTGACGATGGTGACGACGGGGATCTCCACGTCGGGGAACATGTCGACCGCGAGCCGCTTGTAGGAGAAGGCGCCCAGCGTCACCAGGGCCAGCATCATGACCGAGGCGAAGATGGGGCGCTTGATCGAGAGGTCGGAGAGAAACATCGCCTATTTGCCCACGCTGGCGACCTTCACCGCGTCACCGTCCGAAAGGAGGAACGCGCCGCGGGTGACGACCGTCTCCCCGGGCCGCAGGCCCGAGGGGATCTCGACGCGGTCTCCCTGGACCGCTCCCGTCGTCACCCCCCGGCGGCGCGCGACGTTGTTGTCGACGACGAAGAGCTCCCCCTTCCGGGCGGCCACGTTCCAGGAGAGAAGGGCCGTCCGCGGGACCTGGACGACCCCCTTCCGGCCGCCGGTCACGATCCTCCCCTTCACGAACAGTCCGCCCTTCAGGACCTCCGGAACGTTTCGCACCTCGGCGATCACGCGAACCGAGCGATCGCCGGGGCTCACCGACGGGTTGATGTGGGCGACCGTTCCGTCGAACTCCCTGCCGGGGAACGCGTCGGTGGAAAACCGGACCGGCTGTCCCACGCGCAAGGCGGCCATCTCCGCGGAAGGCACGCTCACGGTGAGTTCGAGGAGCCGGTTGTCCACGAGGCGGAAGACCACCTTCTGCATCTCGCCCACGAGGTCTCCCTCGTTCACCATCCGCTCCGCCACCGTCCCGTCGAAGGGGGAGCGGATCACCGCCTTGGAAAGGCGCGTCGTCACGTGGGCGACATCCTCTCCGGCGACCGCCACCTGGGCCTTGGCCGCCGCGATCCGCGCGGCCGCCGCCTCCTTCTGCGTCCGCGCGTCGTCCATCCCCTGCCGCGTGAGCAGTCCGGCCTCCTGCAGCTTGACCGCCCGGTCGTACTCCCGGTCGGCGCGCGCGACGGCCGCCTCGGCCTCCAGCTGCCCGGCCTTCGCCATCTCGTGGGCCGCCTTCGCCTTGAGGAGGAGGACCTCCCCCTCCCTCGTATCCACCTTGAGAAGGGGATCCCCCTTGCGCACCTTCGCCCAGTCGTTCACGTAGACGTGCGTGACCACGCCGCCGTACTCCGGCTTGATCTCCGCCTGAAACTTCGGCGACAAGGTGCCGGTGACCTCGATCCCCTCGACGACATCCCCCGTCGCGGCGATCAAAGCGTCCACGGAAACGGCCGGCTTTCCCGCCGGGGCGGCCTTCGCTTTCTCGACCCCCTCCTTCGAAGAGCAGCCGGCCGCGGCGAGACACGCGGCGAGAACGGCGACCCCGAGGGCGAATCTCCGGTTCATCGCTTCCTCCCCTTTTCCCCCGCGCCTTTCCTTTTCACGGCGATCCCTTCGAGAACGGTTTCGAGGACGCGCCGCACGCCGTCCCGCCCGAGGCTCTGCGGCGGGTGGCACAGCTCCACCTCCATCGCCACGTTGACCGCCCCGATGACGGCCCACATCGCGTCGTGCAGGTCCACCCGCCGGAACTCGCCGCCCCGGATCCCTTCCCGGAGGACCTGGAGCACCGCCTCCTGGAAACGGCGGTGGTACGCGTCGAAGTCGATGAACGGCGCGCCCTGCGGCGGCCCGTAGTAGATGGAGTACATCACCCTGGCGGCGTCGAGGTTCTCGATGAAGATGTCGTACGCCATGAGGCAGAGACGGAACAGCCGCTCCCTCGCCGAACCTGTCTCAAGGACCGCCCCCTCGACGAGCGCGGCGAATTCGCTGAACGGCTCCCGCATCAGGTCGAGGTAGATCCCCTCCTTGCTGCGGAAGTAGTAGTACAGGACCGGCTTGGTCACGCCCGCCCGCTCGACGATCTCGCGGACGGTCGTCGACGCGTACCCTTTCGAGGCGAACAGCGCGGTCGCCCCGGACAGGAGGCGCCCCCTGGCATCGCCCTCCGCCTCGGCCTCCTTCCGCCCCCTTTTCGCCATCCCGCCCTCCCGCCGTCTTCCCGCCCTTATG
Proteins encoded in this window:
- a CDS encoding TetR/AcrR family transcriptional regulator, with amino-acid sequence MAKRGRKEAEAEGDARGRLLSGATALFASKGYASTTVREIVERAGVTKPVLYYYFRSKEGIYLDLMREPFSEFAALVEGAVLETGSARERLFRLCLMAYDIFIENLDAARVMYSIYYGPPQGAPFIDFDAYHRRFQEAVLQVLREGIRGGEFRRVDLHDAMWAVIGAVNVAMEVELCHPPQSLGRDGVRRVLETVLEGIAVKRKGAGEKGRKR